The following are from one region of the Funiculus sociatus GB2-C1 genome:
- a CDS encoding GIY-YIG nuclease family protein — protein sequence MPSSDEVALMNPAMIDPLALPSLPLLEHRHLPKYPAIYFALKGNKVLSLLCHFREIRRVYVVSAHEKSRFHPSLTEKRYIGRANNLYRRWLAHHRWNQFQSLIITENIQIAWLECDDTNLLPEIEKALIKYF from the coding sequence GTGCCTTCAAGCGACGAAGTGGCATTAATGAATCCAGCAATGATTGACCCACTAGCTCTCCCCTCACTACCACTGCTTGAACATCGTCATCTACCCAAGTATCCAGCTATTTACTTTGCTCTGAAAGGCAATAAAGTTCTATCGCTCTTGTGTCACTTTCGGGAAATTCGACGAGTTTATGTTGTATCAGCCCACGAAAAATCAAGGTTTCATCCCAGTTTGACAGAAAAGCGCTACATTGGCAGAGCTAACAATCTCTATCGCCGCTGGCTAGCTCATCATCGTTGGAATCAATTTCAGAGTCTAATAATTACTGAAAACATTCAGATAGCATGGCTGGAGTGCGATGACACCAACTTACTACCGGAGATTGAGAAGGCGTTGATTAAGTATTTTTAG
- a CDS encoding ribbon-helix-helix domain-containing protein produces MEKELEEWANEEERSMCWLVAKLIEEALLRRR; encoded by the coding sequence ATGGAAAAAGAGTTGGAAGAATGGGCAAATGAGGAAGAACGCTCTATGTGTTGGCTTGTTGCCAAATTGATTGAGGAAGCGCTTCTTAGGCGTCGGTAA
- a CDS encoding helix-turn-helix domain-containing protein gives MLRSRRTQIKNSAKQLQQESELQSPALLELARILYARLNEQGFEFPNEIKKSYPELEKFLTTKLATFAAEALLEQINFKDLPVEDITALLGIEKKPIPVTEPKLSTLEEIPSSSPFRVGVESCYRTDKWKNSPDNWGVFESPCKNKPSNSVEVYISGGNDGEILALEAALQIIDLIGIDAAKLQLVFASHLLNQPNPCLAKFSLKGTEVIKQIGWDKKHRLTISEKLAQLASISFHLGRMLMSCTWVEGKPKGNKVNASVSVSPLWVVKTDVIGQKNLLTGKVEQPDEVYITVSPGPWVDSWLNRVGARAGTALCQFGWLATKILKIDPYHDELALKLAIHLTMLSRIKARDIKPYGHKVGELLEAVELEAQINTARSDRDKARDLKNCWNNALSLLMSLGWQIIFDDATYPDWIRPNSKAEKPSGWKDKKIIDWLWEAKLTIIPPEPIPALLATKTEPKQLKPAPKLEKLSPLTPSQVRQVRQAKGWSQAKLAGFLGVSQSLVTKIERGERPINPELETKLRKLLDILQG, from the coding sequence ATGTTAAGAAGCAGACGCACTCAGATTAAAAATTCTGCTAAACAACTCCAACAAGAAAGCGAGTTGCAATCCCCGGCTTTATTAGAACTAGCTAGAATTCTTTATGCTCGTTTAAACGAGCAAGGATTTGAATTTCCCAATGAAATCAAAAAAAGCTATCCAGAATTAGAAAAGTTTTTAACCACTAAGCTAGCAACATTCGCCGCCGAAGCCTTGCTGGAGCAGATTAATTTTAAAGACCTACCTGTAGAGGATATAACTGCTCTACTAGGAATTGAAAAAAAACCGATACCCGTAACAGAACCCAAGCTGTCAACCTTAGAAGAGATTCCTTCCTCATCTCCCTTCAGAGTAGGAGTAGAATCTTGCTACCGAACTGATAAATGGAAAAATAGCCCTGACAACTGGGGAGTTTTTGAATCTCCTTGCAAAAATAAACCTAGCAATAGTGTAGAAGTTTATATATCAGGGGGAAATGATGGCGAAATATTAGCGCTTGAAGCCGCCTTGCAAATCATCGATCTAATTGGCATAGATGCAGCAAAACTTCAGTTAGTTTTTGCTTCGCATCTACTTAATCAGCCTAACCCTTGTCTTGCTAAGTTTTCTTTGAAAGGAACCGAAGTCATCAAACAAATAGGCTGGGATAAAAAACATCGGTTAACCATTTCTGAAAAGCTAGCTCAACTTGCCAGCATTTCCTTCCATTTAGGAAGAATGCTGATGAGCTGTACGTGGGTTGAAGGAAAGCCCAAAGGCAATAAAGTTAATGCCAGTGTTAGCGTCTCTCCTCTGTGGGTTGTTAAGACAGATGTGATAGGGCAAAAGAACTTACTTACAGGGAAAGTAGAGCAGCCTGATGAGGTTTATATCACTGTAAGCCCTGGCCCTTGGGTTGATAGCTGGTTAAATCGGGTTGGAGCAAGAGCTGGTACGGCGTTATGTCAGTTTGGTTGGCTAGCTACGAAAATCTTGAAAATTGACCCCTACCACGATGAACTTGCTCTCAAGCTGGCAATTCACCTGACCATGTTAAGCCGGATCAAGGCTAGGGATATAAAACCCTACGGACATAAAGTAGGTGAGCTTTTAGAGGCGGTAGAACTGGAAGCCCAAATTAACACAGCTCGTTCTGATAGGGATAAAGCCCGTGACTTAAAAAATTGCTGGAATAATGCCCTGAGCCTGCTGATGAGTCTGGGTTGGCAAATCATTTTTGACGATGCCACCTACCCGGACTGGATAAGACCCAATAGCAAAGCTGAAAAACCCTCTGGCTGGAAAGACAAGAAAATCATTGATTGGCTGTGGGAAGCCAAACTGACGATTATACCACCAGAGCCAATTCCAGCCCTGCTAGCCACCAAAACGGAGCCTAAGCAACTAAAGCCAGCCCCCAAGCTCGAAAAGCTATCACCTCTCACACCATCTCAAGTGCGGCAAGTGCGGCAGGCCAAAGGATGGAGCCAAGCTAAACTAGCGGGATTTCTGGGAGTGTCGCAATCGCTAGTGACCAAGATTGAACGCGGCGAGCGTCCGATAAATCCAGAACTAGAGACTAAACTGCGAAAACTATTGGACATTCTCCAAGGCTAG